One Brassica napus cultivar Da-Ae chromosome C4, Da-Ae, whole genome shotgun sequence genomic region harbors:
- the LOC106362525 gene encoding glucomannan 4-beta-mannosyltransferase 7-like: MNGYKAGAPREGMKHSYVKQCDYIAIFDADFQPDPDFLHRTVPFLIYNPKRALVQGRWEFVNGDQCMMTRLQEMSLSYHFTVEQQVGSSTFAFFGFNGTAGVWRISALNESGGWNDQTTVEDMDIAVKSELPCSFNALRSQQHRWTCCPANLFRKMAGPTIKSENVSLWKKLYMLYSFFFMRKVVAHILTFCFYCVILPAIVLFPEITVPKWAAFYLPALITLFIAIGKPRSVYLLVFWVLFENAMSMLRTKALVMGLFETGRVQEWVMTEKLGDALKTKLIGQVANEHHVRFRDR; this comes from the exons ATGAACGGATACAAAGCTGGCGCGCCGAGAGAAGGAATGAAGCATAGCTATGTGAAGCAGTGTGACTACATTGCTATCTTTGATGCTGATTTCCAGCCTGATCCTGACTTCCTCCACCGTACCGTTCCTTTCTTAATATACAATCCCAAGCGAGCACTTGTTCAAGGCCGTTGGGAGTTTG TGAATGGAGATCAGTGCATGATGACAAGACTGCAGGAGATGTCTCTAAGCTACCACTTCACAGTAGAGCAACAAGTTGGATCCTCAACATTTGCCTTCTTTGGATTCAATG GAACGGCTGGTGTGTGGAGAATTTCAGCGTTGAATGAGTCTGGAGGATGGAATGACCAGACAACTGTTGAAGACATGGACATAGCT GTAAAAAGTGAGTTACCTTGTTCCTTCAACGCCCTCCGTAGCCAGCAGCATAGATGGACTTGTTGCCCTGCCAATCTATTCAGGAAAATGGCTGGACCAACAATAAAAAGCGAGAATGTTTCTCTGTGGAAGAAGTTGTATATGTTGTACAGCTTCTTCTTTATGCGCAAAGTCGTGGCTCACATCCTTACTTTCTGCTTCTACTGTGTTATCTTGCCAGCAATTGTTCTGTTCCCAGAGATCACAGTTCCGAAATGGGCTGCATTTTATCTCCCTGCTTTGATCACTCTCTTTATCGCAATCGGTAAACCAAGATCAGTCTACCTGTTGGTGTTTTGGGTTCTGTTTGAGAATGCAATGTCCATGCTTAGAACAAAGGCTCTGGTAATGGGCTTGTTTGAAACAGGAAGAGTACAAGAATGGGTTATGACAGAGAAATTAGGTGATGCCCTCAAGACCAAGCTGATTGGGCAAGTAGCTAATGAACATCATGTTAGATTCAGAGATAGGTAG